The Planctomycetota bacterium sequence GCGGAATCGACACCAACGCCGCGTGGCTCGCCCGCGAGCTCGAAGCCGCCGGCCTCGAAGTGCGGCACCGGCAGGTCGTGGACGACCACCTGGGAAGGCTGGTGGACGCCCTCAAGCTCGCCGCCGCGCGTTCGGACATCATTCTCCTGACGGGGGGGCTGGGGCCCACGGAGGACGACTACACCCGCGCCGCCGCGGCGGAAGCTTTCCACAGGGATCTTGTCTTCCGTCCCGAGCTCTGGCGGCGCATCCGCGAGCGCTTCCGGCGCGCCCGCGTTCGCATGGCCGCCATCAACCGCCGTCAGGCGTTCCTTCCCCGGGGGGCGCGCGCCCTTCCGAACCCGAACGGCTCGGCTCCCGGCTTCGCCCTCCGCCAGGACGGCGTCTTCTTCGCGGCGCTTCCCGGCCCGCCGCGCGAAATGCGTCCCATGTTCCTCAGGCACGTTCTGCCCGGGCTGCGCCGCCGGGCGGATTATCTCTACTGGGAAGGCCGCTCGTTCGGCGTGCCCGAAGCGACGGTGGACGAAATCGTCCGCCCGATCGTGGGGCGGCGCGCGGCCTACGGCTTGACGGTCCAGGGCGGGCAGGTTACGATCTGGATCCGGGCGGAGGGGCCCGGCCGCGCGCGGACGGTCGCCGCGCTTTCGCGGCGCATCCGCCGGGCTCTCGGGAAGGCGTTCTACGAGGGGGATCTCCACGAGGTCGTGGCCCGCCGCCTGATCGAGACCGGGACCACCTTCGCCGTGGCGGAGTCCTGCACGGGCGGGCTTGTGGCCCACCGTCTGACGGAGGTGCCCGGGATCTCGGCGGTCTTCCTGGAGGGAGTGGTGGCCTACTCCAACGCCTCGAAGATGCGCCTCCTGGGCGTGCCCGAGGATCTCCTTCGCCGCCACGGCGCCGTCAGCGAAGAGGTCGCGCGCGCGATGGCGCGGGGCGTCGCCCGGGCGAGCGGCGCCGCCCTCGGCGCCGCCGTTACCGGCATCGCCGGACCCGGCGGAGGAACGCCCGCCAAGCCCGTGGGTCTGTGCTACATGGCCGTCGGCGAGCGCGTGGAACGCAAGGTCTTTTCCGGCGAACGCTCCTTCGTCAAGGAGCGCGCGGCCATGCACGTGCTGGACATGGTGCGGCGCGAGCTGGGGTAGCCGCCGCGCCGGACGTTCGGGGGGGAGGGGCATGCGCCCGAAACGCTGGGTTTTCGCCCGAACCGACCGCGCCGCCGGCGAGCGGCTGGCCCGGGCGCTCAACATCTCGCCCCTGACGGCGACGCTGCTGGTCAATCGGGGACTGCGCGACCCGGCGGAGGCCCGCCGCTTCCTCTCGCCGGAACTTTCCGCCCTGCTGGATCCCCTGCGCTTCGAGGAAATGGGCCGCGCCGTGGACCGCCTGGAGGCGGCCTTGCGCGGCGGCGAGAAGGTCGGCATCTTCGGCGACTACGATGTGGACGGCGCCTCGGGAACGGCGATTCTCGTCAAGCTCTTCGGGCTCTTCGGACACCCGGTGATCTACCGCGTTCCCCACCGCGTGCGCGACGGTTACGGCCTCAACGCCGCCGCCGTCGAGGATTTCGCCCGCGAGGGCGTCCGGGTCCTCGTGACGGTCGATTGCGGAACGCGCGACCTCGAGGAGCTGGAGCGCGCGCGGGCGCTCGGGATCGACGTCATCGTTCTCGACCATCACGAACCCGGGCCGGCGCTCCCTCCGGCCCTGGCGATCCTGAACCCCAAGCGGCCGGGATCGTCCTACGGGTTCACCGGCATCTGCTCCTCCGGCATCTCCTTCAAGCTCGCCTGGGCGCTGGCGGACCGGACGGCGGCGCGGCGGCGGCCGGGCTTCGACGGCTTCATCCTGGACGCGATGGGCCTGGCGGCGCTCGGGACGGTGGCGGACGTGTGCCCTCTGACGGGGGAGAACCGCGTGTTCGTCCGCTACGGCCTGGAGGCCCTGCGGGCCTGCCGCGGCCGCGGGCTGCGGG is a genomic window containing:
- a CDS encoding competence/damage-inducible protein A, whose product is MKVEILSTGTELLRGRGIDTNAAWLARELEAAGLEVRHRQVVDDHLGRLVDALKLAAARSDIILLTGGLGPTEDDYTRAAAAEAFHRDLVFRPELWRRIRERFRRARVRMAAINRRQAFLPRGARALPNPNGSAPGFALRQDGVFFAALPGPPREMRPMFLRHVLPGLRRRADYLYWEGRSFGVPEATVDEIVRPIVGRRAAYGLTVQGGQVTIWIRAEGPGRARTVAALSRRIRRALGKAFYEGDLHEVVARRLIETGTTFAVAESCTGGLVAHRLTEVPGISAVFLEGVVAYSNASKMRLLGVPEDLLRRHGAVSEEVARAMARGVARASGAALGAAVTGIAGPGGGTPAKPVGLCYMAVGERVERKVFSGERSFVKERAAMHVLDMVRRELG